From one Solanum lycopersicum chromosome 12, SLM_r2.1 genomic stretch:
- the LOC101243685 gene encoding uncharacterized protein codes for MTREEHEQHLRLTLQVFRKHQLYANCNKCEFWLTSVTLLGHVLFMEGFSSIAASPTTLTKKKTKFEWTDSYEKCFQEIKDGLTSTPGGYVIAYASTQLIVNEKNYPTHDLELDAVFLQ; via the exons ATGACCAGGGAAGAGCATGAGcagcatttgagactaaccttgcaagTATTTAGgaaacatcagttgtatgccaatTGTAacaagtgtgagttctggcttacaTCAGTGACCCTCCTGGGTCATGTGCT GTTCAtggagggtttttcttccattgctgcctcACCAACAactttgactaagaagaagaccaagtttgaatggacggatTCTTATGAGAAATGTTTCCAAGAGATCAAGGATGGACTTACTTCAACCCCG ggtggTTATGTGATAGCTTATGCGTCCACACAACTCATTGTTAacgaaaagaattatccaactcatgacctagAGTTGGACGCTGTGTTTTTGCAGTGA